tcaacttctcatgagttgattttatatctcctcaaatgcctgggggtcaatcctgaaatagtggaatgcattcggcgtacaatgcagctctggcgaacgcgttttcacattggaagtggaaacgcattgcacataaccggagttgtagagtacaaacgaggggtcttccaaggtgattccttgagccctctgctgttttgcatctcactgctgcctatatctgttgctctccgtaaaactcgtgggtactctgtggggcctccgggtgatcgaaaatactcgattacccatctgctttatatggatgacctgaagctgtatagtgctgatgaagatcatctacaggcggcccttaacatcgtagcagagtacacgcgggatgtcggaatgtcttttgggttggacaagtgtgcggtcgtacatctggcgaggggtaagtgctctgttacgggtgatgatgtcgagttggtagatgggagcgttttaagacaattagacgccggagagttgtatagatatctaggaatggaagagcaccgcatgcatgcggtctccgaagtccaagcaactctccgtagcgagtatgttaggagactccggaaaatctggtcctccgaactttccggcaaaaataaagtctccgctactaacacgctcgctgtcccagtcttactatactctttcggtatcttaaaatgggcccgaaaggatctgcgagatctcgacatcagaacccgtaagactatcaacatgaaccggagcatgcaccccaattcatcagtcgccagattatacctctcccggtcaatcggtgggagaggtttgcagagcttggagcggcttcacgatcgtttagtcctgggtttaacacacgaagttgtcaatttcactgcagatgaggatgactttcttatgcaaattgttcataaacatgaAAATGCGCATGAGGGGTCGTTCTTATATAAGGCAGCAATATATGcggcaagaacccttggtcttggagaaataaacgctcttatggaactccgaaaggaggaattcaagagcgccatcaggaacgccgaggaaaaactactcctaggcaaactgatggacaagtctatgcacagcgtgttcttcaaacacgtgcgtgatcatggcttgtccacccagctgacgttttccttcttaaagtcagctggcctgatgtccgagactgaagggttcatatttgcttgccaagatggtgtcattaacactctagagtaccgtagcaaggtgctccaggtgcagctctcggacacgacctgcagggcgtgtaaacaacatccggagacgcttatgcacattttgtcagcatgtcctgtgctggcgagaggtgcatacatccagcgtcacaatgctgccctgagagtactgtactactatcttcgtcaccgctacggtattgacgtgacaccggtgctgccttatctgccaggagatattccccaggttgttgagaatgacagttgcaaaatttattggaacatgccgtttgcaGCAACTCGGTggatagatcacaacaaacctgatattgtgctcttcgacaaggctactcgtgacatttatgtcattgagttctcggccccggctgaatacaacatctcagccaaagaagagcacaaaagacagatatatcaggatctcctgtttgaaattggcaaactttacccaggttaccgtgtcaagctcgtcgtcctgattgttggcgtcctcggagggatgaaacagtcttttgtatcctcacttgccagagttccagcttgctcatcaaaagctgaattcttggcggtcaggatgcagaaggctgtcatactaggttccctccgtctacttaggaaaatgactttggcctgctgtgatcactaaccgccttgttgtgcggagtggtccagcagtaatggatggagctcaggctgggccctcggagaatcggactccggggacaacccccctgagcatttaataacataataataataataataataataataataataataataataggattgtttaataaattatgaggtttataaatgatataatttttatgatcgcAAGGTTTAAAAACGGCTAGTTTTTAGAATCCTGAGATTTACAaacggctaattttattaatttccaagtttaaaatcagctaattttattaatttccaagtttagaattggctaattttattaatttccaagTTTAGAATCGGCTAAATTCACGTGGCGAGGTTTTCAATCggctaaatttattattttctagttttttgatttcatttttttaaatattttttttattcaactgtttacattttaatttaaaagaattttaataattctttttttttaattcggctATTTTAAAGCTAgcgttattttaataattccaagTTTTTAACTCGCTGATTTTACAGACAgctttatttagaaattttattttttttacatggacgttttttcttttatcaaattttattatatgcataaattatctttgaaattatttatatttttctcattttagtgatattgttttttacgTTTCGCTAAATTTACAAACGGCTAAATTTACAGATTTCAAAGTTTCGAATTTAGAAACGGCCAAATTTAGAAGTGGCAAAAAAAACTGTAATCATAGAAACCTACCCGAATTAATACACGCGATTGTATTTATGTATgcatatgtgtgtgtgtatgtgtctatgtatgtaaacctctcataacttttgaacggcttgaccgatttgatttggtgccattcgaaatgGTTcgactgaacttagattttgaataccatTTGGATCAATtcagaccgatagattttgagaaatcttaaaaaaactgtgaacaaaaattttttcaaatgtggttttttttgaataacttttaaacggcttgaccgatcaattctaaaaactaatcagctcttaacataaaaaaactacgtcgattgccaccaagctgATCAAAATAGGTTGACtcattcgtgagttatcgttgacgaaagaaatcgaaaaaaagtgtttttttcgaattacactgAAATTTCTGGTCtaatcaatttgtgtttgaaaatgtatcatagaatttaaaaaactgcgtcgaatgctgctgaccgcgtgaaaatcggttcattcattcaaaagttattgcggtttaaaaatttaaaatatagtgttttattaaactgctatcagatttttgagctcgaagagctctaaATTACACGgaaattacatttttgagcttgaaaagctcaaaaacataataagtaaaattttgagcgcttaattaaaaaagtagcgggaagtggCAGGGATGACCttcaaggtcaaccgtttttctaatttttttttttttgaaatcattcatttgtatagcgagaacttaaaaatgtataaaaagaaatcttagatgtgaaaaaaaatgtatcatgATGCACAATgccaataaaaattactgtaaaaatgttagaaaaaaaaattttttcttatattttttttaaattgaaaactttttttttctctcaaatTGTAGAAAATgacgttaaaatatattttagaaaacTGAAAGAGCtttttgaaaaacaaaattttttttaagaaattccgGGGGTACCCCATCTTGCCCAACCCACCCCgttttgccccccccccctccctTCCCCTATCAAAATCATTgaacgaaaattattttatatttaatgacgGTTTATCTGAGTTAGATTTCTCACCAAGTCACTTACAAATCGATGACCATTTGTATCGTAGCAGATAATTAAATGCTAGTTTTCTTAAAGTTGCTACTGAAATCGTTCATGAcctcatgaaaaattttttatgccaGTAAAAGCatatagaatttaattaagtttttatcaatttatgcGTCTGTTGAGTCATAATATCAAAAAGTTCTTGATATTCGAAAATAACTAAGTCCATCTAATACTATGTAATAGATGATAGGCTTAAAACAAGTTCGAAAAGTGTATATTGTATATGTGAGCTCTGAATTGAAACTAAAACATACGCACTTGAGAACTACATCACATTTTTACACAAAACCTACACTGTCATTGTGAATACTTCAATTTAAAACACTTCAGCATTTTACTGTCAATTGTTTAcgttgcaataaatttttaacaataataaacgATCAGAAATTAACTACATAGTACTTCATATTCATAATGATTAACGTTTTATAGTATTCAATATCCCATAGTAATTCGATTCTTTTGTGAacatctttaattaatttaaaaatcaaatgatCTGAAACTTTCGAAttctttcataaaaaatttaatttcagtaactttatgttatttaaaaattctttaaaacaCGGAGTACTACTTGGCGTTAACTGCATGGGAATACGACTAATTTGCCGTCGCTACTTGTCACGCTTTAGACTTACGTATATAGTTCATGTCTTCGTTGTAATTCGCCCAGTGTGCtaatttaaaatagttttctAAGACAGAGACGTAATGTCAGCCTCTTTGATAAGTAAATTTACGTTATTCAAGATTAACTACTACGTAAATCGAATATTTTCGCTATTATAGCTTGctatcttaattcaaattttaatagtttacTCTTAAATTGATATATGCTACAAAAAACCCTTAAGtcatttttccataaaaattttgaaacaagttcaaaataattttttatcgctGATTAAAATGTTACtttgaaaaatagaaaactttcatttaagtaatttattaacaacagTTATACTCAATATATGCTTTTTAATGTAACATCTACATGTGTAGACATATGTCTGCACAGTATCACTAAGCATGCGCGACTCTACTTCAAATTATAATACATTTTGAAAATCAGACAATTGTTTAATAGAATTAGttcacaaaatttatattaagtCAGTTCTTATCCAATAAGCATAATCAGATAATCACTCAAGCTCTTCTTTCAACTCCAACAATGTATGCTAAAAGATTAGGAATGATACATGAGAACTGTATCAGTACACTAGCTATATAATAAGTCACTTATAGTAATAAATTACCATTAATAAGTTAAGCCATCGATTTGTTAGggattcattttaataattaaattgaagtcaaaagtgatttttaaattttctgttataataatcaataattttcaaaaaatagagAAGATCGGTTTGACcccaattttcgaaaatcagaTCTTCACGTTTTGGGGTCCTAGGAAGCTATTCTGACTATTCCCATCATGATggcagtgtgtgtgtgtgtgtgtgtgtgtgtgtgtgtgtgtgtaaacttttcataacttttaaacggctcaaccgatttGAACGAGATCGGCTTCATTTGATATAGTTCAGCGAAACTTAGACTTCCTTGTACGTATAAAAAGATTCGATAtcatagattttgagaaattccaaaaaaaaaaccgaaaaaaaaagtttttagaaTCATGACTTTTCAAAATAACTTTCAAGCTACTCTATCGATCAATTCCACAacctaatcagctcttaagggggtattctagtctagAGGTCTGAATTTCGAGCGTTTTTTggcaattaatataaaagaagcagttaatatttttactatacaatttcttatcatttgtttattgatatttcaagaatataaaaaaatacatttcaaaaaaaaaataaattttcaaaaagatataagTCCTTGaagtagagaaaaaaaaaaaggccgtGTCCTCGTGAAAAGGATTTCTCCCTTTGTAtccatctgaaaaaaaaaacaatgccaAATTATTGATCAGTACAAATGTCATTGTCGCACAAACCaacaaaacttgaaaaaaaaatttttttcacaaaatggcggctgtttaaaaatagaagtcgatttttttactcatttttcaacttcctccaattttttaaaaatattacaaatttgaACTTTTCAATTGTTATTGGTTAGTGCGAAAGCgagataattgaaaaatattcatgCTAAATTTCGAGTAAATCGGCTCATTAGAACCTAAGATATCTGCATCACCGTAtcgaaaaaagtagtttcgagaaaaacgcgtttaaagtttaacGTTCAGTTTCAGGCAGCGTAACTGATAAAATAGTACGTATAACTTACATTCTCTTAATCAGCCATCCCAGCTTCATACATTGGGACTTCCTCTACTTTATATTGACTGTTTTCAGCATTTCTCTCTGTATAACGAGCAGTTCTTTCCTTTTTTGAAGCATCTGAAGCTCGAACCTCAGACCGTTCAATCCTTGCTGCGTTGCGCCTAACAGCAAACCCATAGGATTCCAGACCTATTTTTATTCCCATTAGActcattatttgtaaaataggATAAAAGCCTTCATTGAAAATGCAAACTGTTAAACAATTAGCAATCTCAATTGTCTGGGACTCGGCATGGACATGTTTGGGTGCAAATGTCCATATTAAAGAGTTAAGTGACTCgttgttattttgagtttcgcTGCCCAAGCAACGTTCTAATAAAGAATCATCTGATAAGCATTCATAAATAggtttcataacttttaaaacctTATCAGTTAGAGGTGGATTTTCATGGTGAAAGTCATCCTCAGTTCCTTCGGCCGCTGCTTTCTGCCACTTGCACCAGCTGTCTGGTTCAGGAGGGCAATTCATGTGCTGAGGGTTCTTATCAGTTGAAATTTTATGCAAGTACGTGGCCCATATTTCTCGTTTCATATCTTCAACGGATTCAGGATGACGACGGATAGCTAATCCGTAGTACGCAGACAACTGAGTGATTACTTTATCAGTCAATTTACTAGCACCCTTACCACCAATTCcactattttcttttttcgcCTTCCGGAGACGCGATCCCATACGTTTTTGGACGTATCCAACACATTCAGCTATTCATACTCAGGTAGCCCGGACCGCCCGTAGTCTATTGTTGCAGTCGTCCGCTCAACCCGGTCTATTTGCCACGACACTAAAACGGctgtaactttgaaaataatttgaattttgaaaaatcctttcagggagatatttttgaatatctaaactatcgaattatgaaaaaagaattttttcatttttttacaaaattctagactagaatacccccttaagctaaaaaaatgacgtcaaattttattcgaaaaatcaaaatcgattcattcgtTCGTGAAATTTCGTTGaccataaattaaaaaaaaaaagagtattTTTCAAATGACTTCGTAATATCTTATCAGATCATGTTCAATATAACAAGCTAATTATTAGTGCTTATAAAACAGCGTCAAACATCGCCAAGtccatcaaaatcggttgaatcGTTCGTgaaagatttaattaaaaaaaaaatcataaaaagttttttttttaacataactttaaaatttcacGTCCAATCCATTCGTAGGTAATAAatgatcttttttatttaaaaaactgcttCAAATGGTGTAAGCCCGATCAAAAACGAATGATTCGATCGGAAGATAtcactattaaaaattttcaataaagcATGTCCTTAACAACTACTAGATTTTCCAGCTCGAAGAGCTtgaaaaagtataaaagttgtgtttttgagctcgaagagatagtgttttattaaacttctatcagacttttgaatttgaagagctcaaaataacacataaattgtcaTTAGTGccattttaagcgcctaggtatggaattagcgggaagctACAGGGATGGCAAtcaaggtcaaccgttttcttattttttttttttgctttttagcGCCCTTTCTTTCGGATGTGGTAAATTAATAAccaaaaatatagaaaatattgATTCTTAattttccgctaagaaaaattgaaatttttttcaaattcgggaagttattggtttcacctcGTTTTGTGAAAATCGAGTTTCCATCAGATCtagacgttttaaggtcacatgAAGCtcccctgactattcccgcgttggtgtccgtgcggctgtgtgtctgtgtgtctgtgtgtgtgtgtgtgtgtgtgtgtgtgtgtgtgtgtgtgtgtaaacctcttataacttctgaacggcttgaccgatttgatcgcagttggtgtgattcgaaaggtcttcgccaaacttagatttcctgtaagttggaaccaattcggaccggtagatttcgaGGAATTgcagaaaaaagtaaaa
This genomic interval from Cotesia glomerata isolate CgM1 linkage group LG1, MPM_Cglom_v2.3, whole genome shotgun sequence contains the following:
- the LOC123272208 gene encoding uncharacterized protein LOC123272208, which encodes MGSRLRKAKKENSGIGGKGASKLTDKVITQLSAYYGLAIRRHPESVEDMKREIWATYLHKISTDKNPQHMNCPPEPDSWCKWQKAAAEGTEDDFHHENPPLTDKVLKVMKPIYECLSDDSLLERCLGSETQNNNESLNSLIWTFAPKHVHAESQTIEIANCLTVCIFNEGFYPILQIMSLMGIKIGLESYGFAVRRNAARIERSEVRASDASKKERTARYTERNAENSQYKVEEVPMYEAGMAD